From the Zymomonas mobilis subsp. pomaceae ATCC 29192 genome, the window CAAGCCCGTGCAATCTGGCTGGCCAATTCACGGGTTGGTGATAAAATAAGCATCCGGCAACCCCGTGAAGGGCGTGCTATCGGATTAGTGGTAAGATAATGAATAGAAGGAAGCGCAAAGGCGGCCGTTTTACCCGTACCTGTCTGGGCAATGCCGCAAAGGTCTTTACCTTCTAAAAGATGCGGAATAGCTTGTGCCTGAATAGGGGTTGGCGTTGTATAGCCTAACGCATCCAAGGCCTGAATAAGAGACGAGTCGAGACCCAAGGTTTTGAACGAAACCGGTGTTTCCGTCATAAAAGACTTTCCTGTTTTTGAAATAGGCGTGAGAATACGCCTTGAATAGCGAGGTTAAACTCGCAAATAGCCTGAAAAAAAACAGGCTTGCGTGAACGGGAAAGCCTGTCGCTGCTGGGCATCTGAAGTGGAATACTGGCAACGCGCCATAGAGGAAGCCTGTTTCAACCCTCAAAATGGCAAAGACGGCTGTCAGAGATATGGCGGTGGAACACGCAAATTCCGTGCATATGCCCGTTTAGTACGGGCACAGATGCTTACAGCTATAATAATGGGCGCGAGAGGGTTAAAACGCAACCCCTTATCCTCTTAATTAAATAAATTATTATTTTCTTTAAGAAAAATAGCCGGTCGCCCCCCAAAATAATGGAATAATTCGAAAAAATATCAAAAGCTGAAACAGATAATCTTGATTGCAACCTGTAGCTGCACCAAATGCTATCTTATGTTGATCGAAACAGAAAATACGCCGAATCCGGCGACCCTTAAATTTTTGCTCCACCGCCCTGTGATGGAGCAAGACTCTTGTTTTTTTGTCAATAAAGAGGAGGCTGCCGATTCTCCGCTTGCTGTTGCCTTATTTGATTTGGGCCCAGTGACGGGCGTTTTTTTTGGACAGGATTTTGTTTCTGTCACCGCTGAAAATCCCGGCATTTGGTCTGAACTTGAGCCCAAAGTTATTATGGTGCTGTCAGATCATTTTGAATCAGATGCCCCTCTATTTGTTAAAACTTCAGAAAAAGCTGACGCAAAGCAAGCCGAAGATAATGATATTGTTATTCAGATTAAAGATTTAATCGCGACAAGGGTAAGACCTGCTGTTGCCCGTGACGGGGGTGACATCGTTTTTCAGAAATTCGAAGATGGTATCGTTTATCTCTCTATGCGGGGGGCCTGCTCGGGTTGTCCTTCTTCTGTGGCGACCTTAAAGCAAGGGGTTGAATCTTTATTAAAACATTTTGTGCCTGAAGTAACCGAAGTGCGGGCAATCTAGATGCGGCTAGTGATTGATACAGCCACTGCCGCTTGCTCTGTTGCTTTACTAGAAGGCCAAACGTTGATTGCCTGTGAAAAGGAGATGGTCGGCCGCGGCCATGCCGAGAAGCTCTTGCCCATGATTGCCGCGCTTCCTGAAAAAGGGCATGCTGACCATATTATCGTTGATTGCGGTCCCGGAAGTTTTACGGGCGTTCGCGTTGGGTTAGCCGCCGCGTTGGCCTTGGGGCTGGGTTGGGATGCGCCCGTTACCGGTTATGCTTCTACAGATTTAGTTGCGGGGGCCGTTTTTGCCAACAAACTTGACGTATCAAATCTAACCGTAGCCTTTACGGGGGGGCATGGCGAGTTATTTATACAGTCCTTTACCCGCCTCGATAGCCCTGCGCGTTTCAAAGCCCTTACAGACCTAGAATCTATGCGCCCGGAAGTAGCGGCAACAAGGGTGCAAGATGAAATCATTATCGGGTCAGGTGCCTCAGCCTTAATCGAAGCGCGCGGTCATGGCGAATCAGTAGAAGCTTGGCCATGGGCTGATGATGTACAATTTTTAGAAAATACTTTTGTAAATTTATCGCCGACTCCAATTTATGGACGGGCACCTGATGCCAAAATTTCTTTATGACATTTAATAACAATGATTTTGAATTCTCAGATCGCGGTGATCTTCTTCTAGATAATGTCATGTCTATCATGACCGCGGCTTTTGATCCTTTTTATTGTGAAGCATGGAATCGTTCTCAGTGCGACGGTATGATGAAGCAGTTAGGGGTTTATTGTCTTGTTGTAACAATAAAAGAAAAACCGGCGGGTTTTTTGTTATCTCGTACTATTTTTGATGAGTCGGAACTATTATTATTAGCAGTAAGACCTGAATACCGTAAAAAAGGTGTCGCAACGGCACTCCTTAAAAAGCTTATATCAAAAGCGCATTTTGAAGACACTAAATGTATTCATCTTGAAGTTAGAGATAAAAATCCAGCCTTAGCTCTTTATTATAGCTTAGGATTTAGAGAGGTTGGCCGTCGTATCAATTATTATAAATCGTTAAATGGTGATTTATACAATGCAATCACTCTAAGTTTAATTATAATTTAGCGGACGCCATTTAAGGTAGTTAATAATTTTAGTTGCATTTTCTATAGAATTTGTTCAATTATAAGAAGGTAAAGCGTTGGAAGGTCGACTACGGCCTTTCTTCTGGGTAAGAGCGTTAATCCAGCCCAAGAGAGACAAATGGTCTCCCACGCCTTCTTCCTAAAAAAAGGACTGTTTTATGAGTGATGACAATGCTTTGTCAGAAACCCTTATTACACTAACGGCGGACATTGTTTCAGCACATGTCAGCAACAACAGTGTTTCTGTCGCTGATGTGCCCCAACTTATTCAGAATGTACATCATGCTTTGGCCGCTTTGAGTGAATCCAATGCTGAACCTGAAGCCCGTCCAGAACCTGCGGTTTCTGTCCGAGCCTCTGTAAAGCCTGATTATATCATCTGCTTGGAAGATGGTAAAAAGCTGAAAATGCTGAAACGTCATCTGGCTACGCATTATCAGTTAACGCCGGAACAATATCGCGCAAAATGGAACTTACCTGCGGATTATCCAATGGTTGCGCCCAATTATGCCGATCAGCGTCGTTCGTTAGCTAAAAAAATCGGGCTTGGTACTCAGCGTCGTAAGCGTTAATCTAATAAAATTAGATTAATTTTTTAACAAAAACAAATCGCCGCAGATAGAACAAAGTTAATATATCTTGGCTTTTATGAATAGAGACCTCATACCCTTTATTCTGTTGCGGGATTAAAATCATGGCATCGGGGGCGATGCATGTTTTTAAATTGCTAAAATAAAAGCCAATTTTATAAAGAGAAATGATTGGAGCCTGCGCCTTTCCAGCGCAGATTTCTCTGGTTTTTATTGGGTAACAAAGAATCGACGGAGATTGGGGATGCGGCAGATCAATATTGAAGCGCTTTGTGCACAAAAAGGTCTGCGCATAACGGGACAGAGACGGGTTATTGCTCGTGTCTTATCCGAGGCCGAAGATCATCCAGATGTTGAATCTCTTTATGAACGGGCCTCAGCGATTGATTCTGGAATCTCAATCGCAACGGTTTATCGTACAGTACGCTTATTTGAAGAGGCGGGCATTCTTGAACGCCATGACTTTGGTGACGGGCGCGCCCGTTATGAGGCGTCACCAGAAGACCATCATGACCATTT encodes:
- a CDS encoding NifU family protein — its product is MLIETENTPNPATLKFLLHRPVMEQDSCFFVNKEEAADSPLAVALFDLGPVTGVFFGQDFVSVTAENPGIWSELEPKVIMVLSDHFESDAPLFVKTSEKADAKQAEDNDIVIQIKDLIATRVRPAVARDGGDIVFQKFEDGIVYLSMRGACSGCPSSVATLKQGVESLLKHFVPEVTEVRAI
- the tsaB gene encoding tRNA (adenosine(37)-N6)-threonylcarbamoyltransferase complex dimerization subunit type 1 TsaB, producing MRLVIDTATAACSVALLEGQTLIACEKEMVGRGHAEKLLPMIAALPEKGHADHIIVDCGPGSFTGVRVGLAAALALGLGWDAPVTGYASTDLVAGAVFANKLDVSNLTVAFTGGHGELFIQSFTRLDSPARFKALTDLESMRPEVAATRVQDEIIIGSGASALIEARGHGESVEAWPWADDVQFLENTFVNLSPTPIYGRAPDAKISL
- the rimI gene encoding ribosomal protein S18-alanine N-acetyltransferase — its product is MSIMTAAFDPFYCEAWNRSQCDGMMKQLGVYCLVVTIKEKPAGFLLSRTIFDESELLLLAVRPEYRKKGVATALLKKLISKAHFEDTKCIHLEVRDKNPALALYYSLGFREVGRRINYYKSLNGDLYNAITLSLIII
- a CDS encoding MucR family transcriptional regulator, yielding MSDDNALSETLITLTADIVSAHVSNNSVSVADVPQLIQNVHHALAALSESNAEPEARPEPAVSVRASVKPDYIICLEDGKKLKMLKRHLATHYQLTPEQYRAKWNLPADYPMVAPNYADQRRSLAKKIGLGTQRRKR
- a CDS encoding Fur family transcriptional regulator translates to MRQINIEALCAQKGLRITGQRRVIARVLSEAEDHPDVESLYERASAIDSGISIATVYRTVRLFEEAGILERHDFGDGRARYEASPEDHHDHLIDVESGRIIEFSDDEMEVLQKMIAKRLGYTLVDHRLELYGVPLNRQKKLK